A single region of the Mycobacteriales bacterium genome encodes:
- a CDS encoding TlpA disulfide reductase family protein, with amino-acid sequence MSVAVRRRLAAAMIGTALAGGALSSLSACSTGADAVDQTAGGDFRFVAGTDTGKAIPVAARKAAPDFSGQTLDGKTVSLRDYRGKTLVLNFWGSWCAPCRVEAPDLETVYKEDASRGLRVLGVDVKEADKQFATSFIRNKALTYPSLWDPDGRTALSFRNYPPNSIPSTIVIDGNGRVAAVHLGPLLAPDLRTIVDPILRQQQ; translated from the coding sequence ATGTCCGTCGCCGTACGCCGTCGCCTGGCTGCGGCGATGATCGGCACGGCCCTGGCCGGCGGTGCACTCTCCTCCCTGTCGGCCTGCTCGACCGGCGCCGACGCCGTGGACCAGACCGCGGGCGGTGACTTCCGGTTCGTGGCCGGGACCGACACCGGCAAGGCGATCCCGGTGGCCGCCCGCAAGGCGGCGCCCGACTTCTCCGGGCAGACCCTCGACGGGAAGACGGTGTCGTTGCGCGACTACCGCGGCAAGACCCTGGTGCTGAACTTCTGGGGGTCGTGGTGCGCGCCCTGCCGGGTCGAGGCCCCCGACCTGGAGACGGTCTACAAGGAGGACGCCTCGCGCGGGCTTCGGGTGCTCGGCGTGGACGTCAAGGAGGCCGACAAGCAGTTCGCCACGTCGTTCATCCGCAACAAGGCGCTGACCTACCCGAGCCTGTGGGATCCCGACGGCCGCACCGCGCTCTCCTTCCGCAACTACCCGCCCAATTCCATCCCGTCCACGATCGTCATCGACGGCAACGGCAGGGTCGCCGCCGTACACCTCGGGCCGCTGCTCGCGCCCGATCTGCGCACCATCGTCGACCCGATCCTGAGGCAGCAGCAGTGA
- a CDS encoding histidine phosphatase family protein, with the protein MTRTVVHLLRHGEVDNPKGVLYGRLPDYHLSAAGKEMAEKAARALGTRDITYLVSSPLERAQETAAPIATAFGLDVALDGRLIEPANAFEGMKFGVGDGSLRHPANWPKLYNPFRPSWGEPYADIAARMLEAVGAARAAAEGHEAVCVSHQLPIWTLRRRLEGKRLWHHPQRRECGLASLTSVIYDDDEIRGVEYTEPAGPTPAEATPGA; encoded by the coding sequence GTGACCCGCACGGTCGTGCACCTGCTGCGTCACGGCGAGGTCGACAACCCCAAAGGCGTGCTCTACGGCCGGTTGCCCGACTACCACCTGTCGGCCGCCGGTAAGGAGATGGCGGAGAAAGCGGCGCGGGCGCTGGGCACCCGCGACATCACCTATCTCGTCTCGAGTCCGCTGGAGCGGGCGCAGGAGACGGCGGCGCCGATCGCGACGGCGTTCGGTCTCGATGTCGCCCTGGACGGCCGGTTGATCGAGCCGGCCAACGCCTTCGAGGGGATGAAGTTCGGCGTGGGCGACGGATCGCTGCGCCACCCGGCCAACTGGCCGAAGCTCTACAACCCGTTCCGGCCGTCCTGGGGCGAGCCCTACGCCGACATCGCCGCCCGGATGCTCGAGGCGGTGGGCGCGGCGCGGGCGGCTGCCGAGGGTCACGAGGCGGTCTGCGTCAGCCACCAACTGCCGATCTGGACACTGCGGCGCCGGCTCGAGGGCAAGCGGCTCTGGCACCACCCGCAGCGCCGGGAATGCGGCCTGGCGTCGCTGACCAGCGTGATCTACGACGACGACGAGATCCGGGGCGTCGAATACACCGAACCAGCCGGGCCGACCCCGGCGGAGGCCACCCCGGGCGCGTGA